A window of the Miscanthus floridulus cultivar M001 chromosome 14, ASM1932011v1, whole genome shotgun sequence genome harbors these coding sequences:
- the LOC136503392 gene encoding uncharacterized protein: MAIPNYTNLNLKIPGPSRIITIGTSFQRAYECEVECCDHAAAIVAFEELTTIKKEVAKEAPNPKKSTRSFEPAEGSKEVLIDPDSPDDKVVRIGTMLSSK; encoded by the coding sequence atggccatccccaactataccaaCCTCAATCTAAAGATACCAGGCCCTAGtaggatcatcaccatcggcacctccttccagcgcgcctatgagtgcgaggtcgagtgctgtgatcATGCCGCAGCAATCGTTGCCTTCGAAGAGCTCACcaccatcaagaaggaggtcgccAAAGAAGCGCCCAACCCCAAGAAGTCGACTAGGTCTTTTGAGCCTGCGGAGGGCtctaaagaggtcctcatagatcctgatAGCCCCGACGAcaaggtggtgcgcattggcaccatgctttcctctaaatag